A genomic stretch from Sphingobacterium sp. ML3W includes:
- a CDS encoding LexA family transcriptional regulator has product MQHIGYQGEKFKEFVKNYKVIDSDTKLFRKIKMEEVAEMLGVSRNQVYKYFNTEYLDDKVVVRIMSAFEVGVEEIWGDIGKKIQIKDINKSGEDSITDMLMQMQNTIDKALIDDKILKQEVTPIPTDAYMMVEYVDLSASAGILGGSNVDLLPETKKRLVPKEFEKGNYLVVRVNGDSMVDGTDISIPDGAEILVKEYILEKGEKLPIRGNLFVICSREGNVFKQIVEHNSDLGYLRCRSYNKKYSDYNIPLDDVFQIFIYRKIVGYRPSIPEI; this is encoded by the coding sequence ATGCAACACATTGGTTATCAAGGAGAAAAATTTAAAGAATTTGTTAAGAATTATAAGGTTATAGATTCAGATACGAAGCTTTTTAGAAAAATTAAGATGGAAGAAGTGGCCGAAATGTTAGGTGTTTCTAGAAATCAGGTTTACAAATATTTTAATACAGAATATCTTGATGACAAAGTTGTGGTAAGAATTATGAGTGCATTTGAGGTAGGGGTGGAAGAAATATGGGGTGATATCGGCAAAAAAATTCAGATTAAGGATATTAATAAGTCCGGTGAAGACAGTATTACTGATATGTTAATGCAAATGCAAAATACTATTGACAAAGCATTAATAGATGACAAAATATTAAAACAGGAAGTTACGCCAATACCCACTGATGCTTATATGATGGTTGAGTATGTAGACCTATCTGCAAGCGCTGGAATACTGGGAGGGTCTAACGTTGATCTTTTACCGGAGACGAAAAAGAGGCTAGTGCCAAAAGAATTTGAAAAAGGCAATTACCTGGTTGTTAGAGTTAATGGAGATAGTATGGTGGACGGTACTGATATTTCCATACCTGATGGCGCAGAGATACTTGTAAAAGAGTATATACTTGAAAAGGGAGAAAAATTACCTATAAGAGGGAATTTATTTGTAATTTGCTCTAGAGAAGGAAATGTATTTAAGCAGATTGTAGAGCATAATTCAGATTTAGGATACTTAAGATGTCGCTCGTACAACAAGAAGTATTCTGATTATAATATCCCCTTAGATGACGTTTTCCAAATATTCATTTATAGAAAAATAGTAGGATATAGGCCATCTATTCCAGAAATATAA
- a CDS encoding porin family protein gives MKTTIKAALVALTLLGITGTVQAQEVTYGIQVGSNYHMTSFGNKSVKDNNGKVGVSVAAFARIGDRIFFQPGIGASLLRKEYTFENTQKTPKFYQINLPLQVGYTFLQNGDFSLRGLLGPQLNYDLKTVKSSTATDYKKFSLDGRAGIGIDVSSFTVDAYYSHGFTSVDKTLDAKNKTVGIMVGYKF, from the coding sequence ATGAAAACAACAATCAAAGCGGCCTTAGTGGCATTGACATTACTAGGAATAACAGGTACAGTACAAGCACAGGAAGTTACCTATGGTATACAAGTAGGGAGCAACTATCACATGACGTCATTTGGCAATAAATCCGTTAAAGACAATAACGGCAAAGTAGGGGTTTCTGTTGCTGCATTTGCACGGATTGGAGATCGTATCTTCTTCCAACCAGGCATCGGAGCTAGTCTATTGCGAAAAGAATATACTTTTGAAAACACACAAAAGACGCCTAAATTCTATCAGATCAATCTTCCACTCCAAGTCGGTTATACATTTTTGCAAAATGGTGATTTCAGCCTTCGTGGCCTATTGGGACCACAATTAAATTATGATCTAAAGACTGTCAAATCCAGCACAGCTACAGATTATAAGAAATTCTCTCTTGATGGAAGAGCAGGAATCGGCATTGACGTTAGTAGCTTTACAGTAGACGCTTATTACAGCCATGGATTCACAAGTGTGGACAAAACTTTGGATGCCAAAAACAAAACCGTCGGCATTATGGTTGGGTATAAATTCTAA
- a CDS encoding RNA polymerase sigma-70 factor: MSENKEKNFEQLFRAHYKELHRYAFRYLGDSDGAEEVVQQVFLRLWEKDWEEQIHTSLKAYLYRAIYNESMNVLKKEQRKFKYQSYEQHRQEWEPAVDESSKDLDKKLRVALAELPEKSRTVFELSRFQEMKYKDIATTLDLSIKTVEGHMSKVLRHLRVELMDYLTLIIFYLIYIL; encoded by the coding sequence ATGTCGGAAAATAAAGAAAAGAATTTCGAGCAGCTTTTTCGAGCGCATTACAAGGAATTGCATCGTTATGCTTTTAGATACTTGGGGGATAGTGATGGTGCTGAGGAAGTCGTACAGCAAGTATTTCTGAGGTTATGGGAGAAAGATTGGGAAGAGCAGATTCATACTTCGCTGAAAGCTTACCTTTATCGTGCTATCTATAATGAGAGCATGAATGTCCTCAAAAAGGAACAACGTAAGTTCAAATATCAGTCTTATGAACAACATCGACAGGAATGGGAGCCTGCGGTGGATGAAAGTAGTAAGGACCTGGATAAAAAATTAAGGGTTGCCCTGGCTGAACTGCCTGAAAAAAGTAGGACGGTGTTTGAGTTGAGCCGTTTTCAGGAGATGAAATACAAGGATATTGCAACAACATTGGATCTTTCTATAAAAACAGTCGAAGGACATATGAGTAAGGTCTTGCGTCATCTGCGTGTTGAGCTAATGGATTATTTAACATTGATTATTTTCTATCTTATCTATATACTATGA
- a CDS encoding FecR domain-containing protein codes for MNKELLERYIVGETNEAENNLVQRWMEEDPDNKAEYLKVKNVFLSYLYAMNKELLERHMVGETNDAERRIVEEWLEKDANNREAYLQMKKLWDSLPKPLEVPEVDVDKAWMDFKVVRDRRTSEPTEIPNRKTHLIQWNWWAAASILLVCMVGFYVFDRSQRKEMHLASQETVLQNSLPDGSMVTLNKNTELAYSSTWSNKNRNVELKKGEVFFQVQKDKKHPFVIATGNTKITVLGTSFNVRRIPNATEVIVATGLVKVAYADKEIFLRPDQMLTIRDLDTMKVEKKPVQDKFYKYYVDREFNFENTPLKRVAEVLSHAYDYKVMIDDPALEKIPYTAEFKQNSLAEILKVMAKSLDLKIEVQGKEIHLTSNKKQ; via the coding sequence ATGAATAAGGAATTACTGGAAAGATATATCGTTGGGGAAACTAACGAAGCAGAGAATAATTTGGTACAACGCTGGATGGAGGAAGATCCTGACAATAAAGCGGAATACCTAAAAGTGAAAAATGTATTTCTATCTTATCTATATGCTATGAATAAGGAATTGCTAGAAAGACATATGGTCGGGGAAACGAATGACGCTGAGCGTAGGATCGTAGAGGAATGGTTGGAAAAAGACGCTAATAATAGGGAGGCATATTTGCAAATGAAAAAGTTATGGGATAGTCTACCTAAACCCCTGGAGGTTCCAGAAGTAGATGTGGATAAGGCTTGGATGGATTTTAAAGTTGTTAGGGACAGGAGAACATCGGAACCTACTGAAATCCCCAACAGGAAAACGCACCTGATTCAATGGAATTGGTGGGCCGCGGCGAGCATTTTGTTGGTCTGCATGGTTGGATTCTATGTATTTGACCGTTCACAGCGAAAAGAAATGCATCTTGCTAGCCAAGAGACGGTACTTCAAAATTCACTACCCGACGGGTCTATGGTGACACTCAACAAAAATACGGAGTTAGCTTACTCAAGCACCTGGAGCAATAAAAACAGAAATGTGGAATTGAAAAAAGGAGAGGTGTTTTTTCAGGTACAAAAAGATAAAAAGCATCCTTTTGTAATCGCGACAGGTAATACGAAGATCACGGTACTGGGGACAAGTTTTAATGTGCGTCGCATTCCCAATGCAACGGAGGTCATCGTCGCCACGGGATTGGTCAAAGTGGCCTATGCAGATAAAGAGATTTTCCTGCGACCAGATCAGATGCTGACGATCAGAGATCTAGATACCATGAAAGTTGAAAAGAAACCCGTTCAGGATAAATTCTATAAATACTATGTAGACCGTGAGTTTAATTTTGAAAATACACCTTTAAAGAGGGTTGCTGAGGTGCTTAGTCACGCATATGATTATAAGGTTATGATAGATGATCCTGCTCTTGAAAAAATACCATATACAGCCGAATTTAAACAAAATAGTTTGGCAGAAATACTCAAGGTGATGGCAAAGAGCTTGGACTTAAAGATTGAGGTCCAGGGTAAAGAAATCCACTTAACAAGTAATAAAAAGCAATAA
- a CDS encoding KTSC domain-containing protein, whose amino-acid sequence MKKIADYRKLLNVDKSVDLKTLKSTYRTIMKECHPDKFVNDEEGRLAAEQKSVEMIEAYHFLVSICPETIEQQLPIYTETITNSGIQDIDWKAQILTITFHDGSQYEYFGVQRNDYVKFVNADSLGRFARRHIFHSYPYRNVLKTATVVA is encoded by the coding sequence ATGAAAAAAATTGCCGACTACCGTAAGTTGTTAAATGTGGATAAATCAGTGGATCTCAAAACCCTAAAATCCACTTACCGGACGATCATGAAAGAATGTCATCCGGATAAATTTGTCAATGACGAAGAAGGTCGTTTGGCTGCTGAACAAAAGAGTGTAGAAATGATTGAAGCTTATCATTTTTTGGTAAGCATCTGCCCCGAGACAATTGAACAACAATTACCGATCTATACAGAGACAATCACGAATTCAGGTATTCAAGATATTGATTGGAAAGCCCAGATATTGACGATCACCTTTCACGATGGCAGTCAATATGAATACTTTGGCGTCCAACGAAATGACTATGTAAAATTTGTCAATGCCGATTCTTTGGGACGATTTGCACGTAGACATATTTTCCACTCCTATCCTTATCGGAATGTATTGAAGACTGCTACAGTTGTTGCATAA
- a CDS encoding VF530 family protein, translating into MQEQVNNPLHGKRLDTIIEYLVEYYGWEELGQRISIRCFNENPSVKSSLTFLRKTPWAREKVEQLYVKTLGKK; encoded by the coding sequence ATGCAAGAACAAGTCAATAATCCATTACACGGAAAACGGTTGGATACAATCATCGAATATTTAGTGGAATATTACGGATGGGAAGAACTGGGGCAAAGGATATCCATCCGGTGTTTCAATGAAAATCCGAGTGTTAAATCCTCGCTAACTTTTCTACGAAAAACACCCTGGGCCCGAGAGAAGGTTGAACAGCTCTATGTAAAAACCTTAGGTAAAAAATAA
- a CDS encoding NAD(P)H-dependent oxidoreductase: protein MKTIFAIIGSASEHSSNHQLVRHLQHKVNPEVNLILFDRLKELPHFDPEESTSRPPIEIIALRQVIQDADLVLISSPEYIFSIPSGLKNLLEWCAATTIFTEKPVSIITASAQGETGHAELQRIMQGLGAQLDSERNLLIQGVKGKLDAVGNIWDEKLDQQLDLLAEQLKNS from the coding sequence ATGAAAACCATTTTCGCGATAATAGGCAGCGCAAGCGAACATTCATCCAATCATCAGCTCGTACGTCATCTCCAACATAAAGTAAACCCCGAGGTCAATCTTATTCTCTTTGACCGCCTGAAGGAACTCCCGCATTTCGACCCTGAGGAAAGTACATCCCGTCCGCCAATCGAAATCATCGCTTTGCGCCAGGTCATTCAGGATGCAGATCTGGTATTGATCAGCAGTCCGGAGTACATTTTCAGTATCCCAAGCGGATTGAAAAATCTACTCGAATGGTGTGCAGCAACGACCATTTTTACAGAAAAACCCGTCAGTATTATTACCGCATCAGCACAGGGCGAAACGGGCCATGCCGAGCTACAACGTATAATGCAGGGACTTGGTGCTCAACTTGATTCCGAAAGGAACCTTCTTATTCAGGGCGTGAAAGGAAAACTTGATGCAGTAGGAAATATCTGGGATGAAAAGCTCGATCAACAGCTTGATTTGCTTGCAGAACAGCTCAAGAACTCTTAG
- a CDS encoding sigma-70 family RNA polymerase sigma factor, translating into MRNKMGYRLLWERIRTGDEAAFFDLYGALYQELVNFGIRTCGNTDLASEATDQVFVKIWEKRMQLERVENVQSYLITFLKRRILRLIEKQHKINTALQNVKAEDEWIEMPYEEFVIKVQTNEIIQIRLKEALEKLSFRQKQLVNLKFFEGYSYEKISEITQMSVKTAYNTLYDALKILREELKDI; encoded by the coding sequence ATGAGAAATAAAATGGGGTACCGCCTGTTGTGGGAGCGTATTCGTACGGGGGACGAGGCTGCATTTTTTGATCTGTATGGGGCACTTTATCAAGAACTTGTTAATTTTGGAATCCGTACCTGTGGAAATACTGATTTGGCAAGTGAAGCGACGGATCAGGTTTTTGTCAAGATCTGGGAAAAAAGAATGCAGCTTGAACGCGTTGAAAATGTACAGTCCTACCTTATTACCTTTCTAAAGCGGCGTATTCTACGCCTGATCGAAAAGCAACATAAAATTAATACTGCGCTTCAGAATGTAAAAGCGGAAGATGAATGGATTGAGATGCCTTATGAAGAGTTTGTAATCAAAGTGCAAACCAATGAGATTATTCAGATCCGTTTGAAAGAAGCACTGGAGAAGTTGTCTTTTCGCCAAAAACAATTGGTCAATCTAAAGTTTTTTGAAGGCTATTCGTATGAAAAGATCTCTGAAATCACGCAGATGTCTGTCAAAACGGCGTATAATACGCTTTACGATGCGCTAAAAATATTGCGGGAGGAGCTGAAGGACATTTAA
- a CDS encoding FecR domain-containing protein, with product MSQKDYKQLEDFLIDDTFQKYCSGEDKNCILYWQQYCLNHPEQVEMILKAKRLYQILVGNRKSIHEQMERLKTDLQNMPIESAPIRQITWQKWGAIAAVFVALVAGGLWYYSRPTNAIAPQAITNVGQVYQTKKGEKKTFELIDGSTVTLNSASKLELSSDFNGELRLVRLVGEGYFQVAKNKEKPFMVQASDFDIKVLGTTFNVKSYPEEPTAEAVLVEGSIEMKSKGQRENSVVIKPNQKITIFKNQTELAVNASKGNKPTLSKLPIKEIAIENIPVMESNTTEIPDIAWKENRLEIVDQDFESLRRTLERWYDVDIQLQSEELKRYRFTATFSKENITQVLSALQKVEPFKFELYGKKITISEK from the coding sequence ATGAGCCAAAAAGATTATAAACAGTTAGAAGATTTTTTGATTGACGATACTTTTCAAAAGTACTGCTCTGGAGAAGATAAAAACTGTATCCTTTACTGGCAACAATACTGCTTAAATCATCCAGAGCAGGTCGAAATGATCCTAAAAGCCAAACGTCTTTACCAAATTTTGGTCGGAAACCGAAAATCTATCCATGAACAGATGGAGAGATTGAAGACTGACCTCCAAAATATGCCAATTGAATCTGCACCTATCCGCCAGATTACATGGCAAAAGTGGGGCGCTATTGCTGCGGTATTTGTCGCTTTGGTCGCAGGCGGATTATGGTACTATTCACGTCCGACGAATGCTATTGCTCCACAAGCGATAACAAACGTTGGTCAGGTGTATCAGACAAAGAAAGGTGAAAAGAAGACCTTTGAGTTAATTGATGGCAGTACTGTTACCCTCAACTCAGCAAGTAAATTGGAGCTGTCTTCGGATTTTAATGGTGAATTGCGCTTGGTGCGGTTGGTCGGTGAAGGTTATTTTCAGGTCGCAAAGAATAAAGAAAAACCATTTATGGTGCAGGCTTCTGATTTTGATATCAAAGTTTTGGGAACGACCTTCAACGTGAAAAGTTATCCCGAAGAACCAACGGCCGAAGCTGTATTGGTGGAGGGGTCTATTGAGATGAAAAGCAAAGGACAGCGCGAGAATTCCGTTGTTATTAAGCCAAATCAAAAAATTACGATATTTAAAAACCAAACTGAGCTTGCGGTAAATGCAAGTAAAGGAAATAAGCCAACCTTAAGTAAGTTGCCCATTAAGGAAATTGCAATCGAAAATATCCCCGTAATGGAGTCAAATACCACCGAAATACCAGATATCGCATGGAAAGAAAATAGATTGGAAATCGTGGACCAAGATTTCGAATCTTTACGAAGAACCCTGGAGCGCTGGTATGATGTGGATATTCAGCTTCAAAGTGAAGAATTGAAAAGATATCGCTTTACGGCAACCTTTAGCAAAGAAAATATTACTCAGGTACTGAGTGCTTTACAAAAAGTCGAACCATTTAAATTTGAACTATATGGGAAAAAAATAACTATCTCAGAAAAATAA
- a CDS encoding SusC/RagA family TonB-linked outer membrane protein → MKLALIMTMCAVINVSASVFSQQKVSLDVQKTKLSKVLKLIEEQSDYYFVYNSTNENLNKEVSVNVNNTKVLDVLAKLFNKSGLAYSVSKEGLVVVSQQQQVVVSGTVTDDKGNPLAGASVRVKGTAVGRATDINGRFSIDAATGNTLIVSFAGYASQEVAVTKDGDMKIILIEDNRMLNEVVVTALGMKKEKRSLGYSVTQVAGESLTTARENNVMNSLVGKVAGLDISSTSGGAGAASNVTIRGVSSLNQTNQPLYVINGIPMESKPVGIGNANTKGNAGSQWDNAPDLGDAISNINPDDIESISVLKGAAASALYGSRAKAGVILITTKSGKGNSIDFNSNFVGEQIIDNTNWQTVYGQGANGEKPNTQAGAAQVGGSSWGAKLDGTPVVQFDGKERPYSLQKGNLKRFYRTGSTWTNTLALNKSFEGGSIRLSGTNVDNRSVVPNSGLKRQSFNLVGLFEPLKGLTVDARYNMILEQVKNRPMVSDGAGNANYNAMFLPTSININDLKPWKGADGNEILYNAGNVYATNPWFAANEFVNNTNRDRSIASVTAKYTMNNGLFFQGRVGRDGYSDHYKNVVPSGTGYYPSGKIAEQETKFADVNTDILIGKSFVLGDYTLTPNIGASYRNTKIKQTTNLGTDFAIFGVYNILNAKNKSVGYLESESETQSTYGTLEFAYKDVAYLTGSLRSDWFSTLATPGFDNKLNSVYPAVSGSFIFSEYLKPSWLSYGKLRAGFAQVGQATDPYQTLLTYNFRSETLNGQPLGTISNANIPNSSLKASTATELEIGTELRLFNDRVNLDLTWYNKKSKNEISFITTPSSSGYTGAVLNAGEMQNKGFEALISATILKSENFKWVSSLNGSYNDNKVLSLAEGMDEQSVATSRSGVGYLMNRVGMPAFQIMAFDYKYDDNGNIVKADDGSPVRGDLKPYGSAMNKWFAGWNNEFNYKRFNFSFLIDGKWGGKLFSGTDYYGYIAGLHQETVADRESLGRTAATYYTNTANNVSKIFVNNADFVKLRQIVVGYTFPSNLFNNKIKAITVSAVARNLWIIMKKTNNIDPESSYNATFPGLELGGVPAVRTYGINLSVKF, encoded by the coding sequence ATGAAACTAGCCTTAATTATGACTATGTGTGCTGTAATCAATGTTTCAGCATCTGTATTTTCCCAACAAAAAGTGTCCTTGGATGTTCAAAAAACAAAACTGAGCAAGGTACTTAAACTGATCGAAGAGCAAAGTGATTATTATTTTGTCTATAATTCGACAAACGAGAATTTAAATAAAGAAGTGTCTGTCAATGTCAATAATACGAAGGTATTGGACGTGTTGGCGAAGCTTTTCAATAAAAGTGGACTGGCTTATTCAGTATCCAAAGAAGGACTTGTTGTGGTTAGTCAACAACAACAAGTTGTCGTTTCGGGTACGGTAACAGATGATAAAGGGAATCCGTTAGCGGGAGCCAGTGTCCGTGTTAAAGGTACTGCTGTAGGGCGAGCGACAGATATTAATGGACGGTTTTCCATCGACGCCGCGACTGGCAATACGTTGATCGTTTCTTTTGCAGGCTATGCATCACAGGAAGTGGCTGTGACGAAAGATGGCGATATGAAAATCATCTTAATCGAAGACAATCGCATGTTAAATGAGGTGGTGGTGACAGCATTGGGTATGAAAAAGGAAAAACGCTCTTTGGGATATTCAGTGACACAGGTTGCAGGAGAATCTTTGACTACAGCACGTGAAAATAACGTCATGAATTCACTTGTCGGAAAAGTAGCAGGTTTGGATATTAGTTCAACTTCAGGTGGGGCAGGGGCCGCATCAAATGTAACTATACGCGGTGTTTCCAGTCTGAATCAAACAAATCAACCCTTATATGTGATTAATGGTATACCTATGGAGAGTAAGCCGGTAGGTATAGGTAATGCGAATACTAAAGGAAACGCCGGTAGTCAGTGGGACAATGCCCCAGATTTAGGTGATGCAATCAGCAATATCAATCCTGACGACATCGAAAGTATTTCGGTATTAAAAGGAGCTGCTGCTTCAGCATTATATGGTTCGCGGGCAAAAGCAGGTGTTATTTTAATTACAACAAAATCTGGAAAGGGGAATTCGATAGATTTTAATAGCAATTTCGTAGGGGAACAAATTATAGATAATACCAACTGGCAAACAGTATATGGCCAGGGCGCTAATGGTGAGAAGCCAAATACCCAAGCGGGTGCCGCTCAGGTTGGTGGTTCCAGTTGGGGGGCAAAGTTGGATGGTACACCGGTTGTGCAATTTGATGGAAAGGAAAGACCATATTCATTGCAGAAGGGAAATCTTAAGAGGTTTTATAGAACAGGTTCGACATGGACAAATACTTTGGCATTGAATAAATCTTTTGAGGGTGGTTCAATCCGTCTATCAGGAACAAACGTAGATAATAGATCTGTTGTACCTAATTCGGGTCTTAAGAGACAGTCTTTCAATTTGGTCGGATTATTTGAGCCACTTAAAGGTTTGACTGTTGACGCACGTTATAATATGATTTTAGAGCAAGTGAAAAACCGTCCAATGGTATCTGATGGTGCTGGAAATGCCAATTATAACGCGATGTTTTTACCGACAAGTATTAATATCAATGATTTAAAGCCATGGAAAGGTGCTGATGGCAATGAGATTCTCTATAACGCAGGTAACGTTTATGCAACTAATCCTTGGTTTGCTGCAAATGAATTTGTCAACAATACCAATCGGGATCGCTCTATTGCTTCTGTAACTGCAAAATATACAATGAATAATGGCTTGTTTTTTCAGGGACGCGTGGGACGGGACGGATATTCCGATCACTACAAGAATGTAGTTCCTTCAGGTACGGGATATTATCCAAGTGGAAAGATTGCGGAGCAAGAAACAAAATTTGCAGATGTCAACACAGATATATTGATTGGCAAGTCTTTTGTACTAGGAGATTATACATTGACCCCCAATATTGGAGCGAGTTACAGAAATACGAAAATCAAACAGACCACGAATTTAGGAACGGATTTCGCCATATTTGGTGTGTATAATATATTAAACGCAAAAAATAAGTCTGTTGGTTATCTTGAGAGTGAATCGGAAACACAATCCACTTATGGTACATTGGAATTTGCCTATAAAGATGTCGCTTATTTAACCGGAAGTTTACGGTCAGATTGGTTTTCTACTTTAGCAACACCCGGATTTGACAATAAATTGAATTCTGTATATCCGGCTGTTTCGGGTTCATTTATCTTTTCAGAATATTTAAAACCATCATGGTTGAGTTATGGAAAGTTGAGGGCCGGTTTTGCGCAAGTGGGACAAGCTACAGATCCATATCAAACCTTGTTAACTTATAATTTTAGGAGCGAAACGCTGAATGGGCAACCATTGGGAACAATTTCAAATGCAAACATTCCCAATTCTTCCTTAAAAGCTTCAACTGCAACAGAGTTGGAAATTGGAACTGAATTACGCCTTTTCAATGACCGCGTGAATTTAGATCTTACTTGGTATAACAAAAAGTCGAAAAATGAAATTTCGTTTATAACGACACCTTCTTCAAGTGGTTATACCGGTGCTGTGTTAAATGCAGGTGAAATGCAAAATAAGGGGTTTGAGGCATTAATTTCAGCAACAATTCTCAAATCAGAAAACTTTAAATGGGTTTCTTCATTGAATGGTTCATATAATGATAATAAAGTATTGTCTTTGGCCGAGGGAATGGATGAGCAATCTGTCGCAACTTCACGCTCAGGAGTAGGCTATTTAATGAATCGGGTAGGGATGCCTGCTTTCCAAATTATGGCATTTGACTATAAATACGACGATAATGGCAATATTGTTAAGGCTGATGATGGCTCTCCTGTTCGTGGTGATTTAAAACCTTATGGTTCTGCAATGAACAAATGGTTTGCGGGTTGGAACAATGAATTCAATTATAAACGCTTCAATTTTTCTTTTTTGATTGATGGAAAATGGGGTGGAAAGCTGTTTTCAGGAACGGATTATTACGGATACATTGCCGGATTACATCAAGAAACAGTAGCAGATCGCGAAAGTTTAGGTCGTACAGCAGCAACCTACTATACCAATACTGCAAACAATGTATCGAAGATATTTGTCAACAATGCTGATTTTGTTAAGCTACGTCAAATTGTTGTGGGATATACTTTCCCATCCAATTTATTTAATAACAAGATTAAGGCGATAACAGTTAGTGCTGTAGCGCGAAATCTTTGGATAATTATGAAAAAGACAAATAATATTGACCCTGAATCAAGTTACAATGCTACTTTTCCAGGTTTGGAACTCGGTGGTGTTCCCGCTGTACGTACGTATGGTATTAATTTAAGTGTTAAATTTTAA